ACATCGATAGCTCCGGTAAAACAAAGCGCAAGGGTTACCCAACCGCCGGGCGAAAACTGTGCCAAAAGGTGTTGCAGACCCGCATCCGAGGCCGCCGCCAGGTAGACGGGCCTGCCGGCGGCGATGTTCTCACCGGCTTTGCGAATCTCCACCCCGAACTTGGTCCCCCGCACACCCACTACGGCCGTGGGGGTTTTGACCGCTGTGGCCGCGGTTCGATATTTGAACAGGCGCATGGCATAGAACATGGCCTTGCCCCGCAGTACATTGAAGATCGATGTTTTCTTTTTCTCCGGACGGTTGTCGATATACTCCTCAAGACCCAGGCGGGTATTGTCACCCATGGTGATCACATCCTCGGTGGTGAACTTGAGCCGGCAGCGGGAGTCGGCCAGGGTGAAAATGCTGTCGTGCTTGAAGACCGCATCACCGGCGGCGGCAAAAAAGGCCTGTCGGCTATCCTCGTGCAGCACGATCACATGACCGATGACGGTCTGGATGAAACCGGCATGCTGCGCGTCGGAATCGATATAGAAGTCTTTGACCTCAAGATCCCTCAAATCATGGGGAAGTGCCTCGCGGGGGGCGGCATTGCCCCTGTCCGGGGCAACGGTTGTCTGGGGAAAAGCAGGTTGCTTGGCGATAAGCAAGCATGTCAGTGCAAGTAACGTAATAAGAATGTTTTGCTTCATACCTGCCGCCTCCTAACCTGGTGGCCCGGATTTCTTATAAGGTGGATTCAAACCGGCTTTTTGAACAACAACTCGCTTGTGCGGCTCAGGCGTTGAATCAGGGTATGGAAAAAAACCTTCTATTTTATCGGGTATTTTTTGAGAAACCACTTCGGTAACCTCGCCGACAAGAGGTCTTCTAAAATTATAGCCGGTAACACGAAGACGTTATTATAAAATATATACCACATCATCAAACGATTTGCCTCGAACCGATCAGGCCGACCCGGGGCGAAATTTGATGGCTGGGAATTGAAATGATGCGTTTTTGGATAAAAATGATTCACCGGTTAATTTTTTTACGCCTTTTATAAAAACCTTCAATACCTCCCTTTTTTCGAAATTTTGCGATTTTATTATCATTAATGTTTGATCCCGGGTGTTCTTTGTGAAATAGCTCAATAAGCAGCTTGTCGGTCAGCGGATTTTCTGGATCTTCACTTTCTATTTTTTTTGATATCCAACCGACAAGTTTTGTTATCCGCCGTTTATCACCTGAACCGATTCCGGCATCCATTCGATATTTTTTAATCGTCCGCAGGCTCAAGGTAATTTGGGGAAATTCTTTTTTAAACCGCCGTAATAATCTGTCGTCAGAAAATGGATTGGCTGGATCTTCTTCTTTGATAACATTATGGATCCACTCGTTAAATACCTGGGGATGAATATTTCTTTGTGAAAAAAAATATGATAGCGGATATTCACTTCGGCCGAATTTTATTTTTATACCGCTTGCCAATATTCGGGACACAGTAGAGACATTAACCCCTACATGTGCAGCGCATTCAGTTTGGGTAAGTGGTGCCAACTCCTTTGTTTTTAAAAAATTCTTTTGTTTTGATCGGATGAATTTTTTGATGCGTGCGATGGTTTCTTTTGAATGCTCCATAAAAATTCCAATGCTTTATTCCGGTTCAATTGTTTTTAAAGCCCATATTACTTGAGATCCGATTAAAGAACCCAATATTGCCAAATACTTTTAAATTGATATCTGCCGGTCAAGGGACCTACAGCAGATTTCAGCGTGGTCACCACAATATCAAATATTCAAGTCCGATGTCAAATCATGAAACCACATGAGACTTGAGCTTGTTTTTTGATATATAAAAAGCCCTTGGAAGTAAGATTCCAAGGGCTGGAAAGGAGGTTGCGCTTATAGGTGTGGTAATCCTGTAAGATGCTAATAAACATAATACCACATAGTGGTATTTCAAGGGGTCTTAATTTCAAAATAAAAAGAGGGTCGGCAATCTAGCTAACCCTCTGAATTTATTTTGGTACGCCCGGCTGGATTCGAACCAGCGGCTTTCAGCTCCGGAGGCTGAATAACATCTTTTACCTTTATTTACTCTGTCTACCTAAAACCTACTGAATTAAAGATATATTTTAATATCACTTTTTTCTTGACTTACCTGTTTTTACCCTTATATATACAAAAAAGGTTGGAAATACGGTTGGAAAAAATCAACTTTAACTCAGCAAGGCGGGGTGGAAAAATGTCAAAGCGAATCAAAACCAATTATCCCGGTGTCTATTACCGGGTGGCCAAAAGGATCGGCGGCAAGGGCTCCGAAAAGGTTTATTACATTGTTTTTAAAAAAGGCGGCAAGGTTCAAGAGGAAAAGGTCGGGCGTCAATTTGTCGATGACATGACGCCGGCCAGGGCTGCCGGTATAAGGGCCGAACGTGTGGAAGGCAAGCGCTTATCAAGGAAAGATATCAGGGAGCGCGAGAGGGCTCAGAAAGAGGCGGAAGCCAACAAATGGACCATTGGACGCCTCTGGGAGGCATACAAGGCCAACAATCCGAATCTTAAAGGCATGCCTACCTATGAGAGTGCGTACAACCTTCACATCAAGCCGAATTTTGCAGACAAGCAACCAAAGGACCTTTTGCCCCTGGACATCCACCGGGTCAAAAATAAATTGCTCAAAGAACGATCTCCGCAGACGGTTCAGCATGTGCTTGAACAGCTCCGGCGAATAATCAATTTCGGTGTCAATAATAGGCTTTGCCGGGGCATCGATTTTAAGATTGAAATGCCCAGGGTCGATAACAAAAAAACCGAGGATTTGACACCCGAGCAGTTAAATAATTTGTTGAAAGCCATTGACAAAGATCCTCATCTGCATGCGGGGGCGATGATGAAAGTGGCGCTGTTTACCGGTATGCGCAGGGGTGAAATGTTCAAGTTGAAATGGTCTGATGTCGATTTTGAACGCGGATTTATCAATATTCGGGACCCCAAGGGCGGACCGGATCAGAAAATACCGGTTAACGATGGCGTCAGAACGATTTTAGGGACACTTTCCAGAAATGAAAGCTATGTATTCCCGGGCCGTAACGGAGGCCGCAGAACCAACATCAGGCACCAGGTGAACCGAATTAAGAAGGCGGCGGGGCTTCCCGAGGATTTCCGGCCGTTGCATGGGTTACGGCATGTATACGCTTCGATGCTGGCTTCTTCCGGCGAGGTTGATATGTATACCTTGCAAAAGCTGCTGACCCACAAAGATCCTACAATGACACAGCGCTATGCTCATCTGAGAGATGAAACCTTGAAAAAGGCATCTGATTTAGCCGGATCGATTATTGAACAGGCTGCAAACGGCACTGCAAATGAAAAGGTTGTCAATTTGGAGAATCATAAGAATTAACTTCAACCTTGGGGCATAGGGTAGCTCCCGAAAAGCCGATTTCCGCACGGCCTGGCCCCTATTTAACCAATGCGGCGCTATCGAGCGGAGGGTAGTAATGACAAAACCTCACAAAAACAATTCTGATGATTTTCCAGAATTCTATCTTTCCCGATTAAAACATTATGCCGGTGAATGGGTTAATAAATATTCAGCAATTCAGATAGAACGCGTAGTTTTGTATCGCTATGACACCGATCCATATGACTTGATTATAAGCGTCACAAAAAGAAGATCTGACCATCTTAGCCAAAAAGTAAGCAAAGATTCTCCTCCTCTGCAATATGCTATAGTTTTTGAAATTTCAAATTGTATAGAACTTCCTATCCCTGAAAATCCTAAAGACATTGCCTGTATAGAATTTATGAAAGACTGTGAGCAGACACATAGGTATAATAGCTTTAATCGCCCTCATCCTTTTCTAAATTCTGCTTTTTGCAAAGTATACGGAAACCAGACCATT
The DNA window shown above is from Candidatus Desulfatibia profunda and carries:
- a CDS encoding site-specific integrase; the protein is MSKRIKTNYPGVYYRVAKRIGGKGSEKVYYIVFKKGGKVQEEKVGRQFVDDMTPARAAGIRAERVEGKRLSRKDIRERERAQKEAEANKWTIGRLWEAYKANNPNLKGMPTYESAYNLHIKPNFADKQPKDLLPLDIHRVKNKLLKERSPQTVQHVLEQLRRIINFGVNNRLCRGIDFKIEMPRVDNKKTEDLTPEQLNNLLKAIDKDPHLHAGAMMKVALFTGMRRGEMFKLKWSDVDFERGFINIRDPKGGPDQKIPVNDGVRTILGTLSRNESYVFPGRNGGRRTNIRHQVNRIKKAAGLPEDFRPLHGLRHVYASMLASSGEVDMYTLQKLLTHKDPTMTQRYAHLRDETLKKASDLAGSIIEQAANGTANEKVVNLENHKN